Proteins from a genomic interval of Nocardioidaceae bacterium:
- a CDS encoding type IV secretion system protein, whose amino-acid sequence MRPSPADLLPATSTSVPAVAVEPRAEGLDCDWWNLVCQGGQQVADSGFSAITSWMVTGLVALFGQITKIVDESTRVPLGDPVYRDTYYGFAQLAVPLIAIIYIIALLVSAVHHDLRAVTRATVGLIVACIGSVVYVIFAQLLVSLDDWLAHGIVATTGADFGEQMGDLTDKFDVMGDTAGGLAANALMLILMAAALVAGIVLWVVLLLRKMAILVVVAFAPILIAGWLWAPTRSWSRKATEVLVALVFAKSVIYMVFGIGMSLLLRGNQSLSDFVGVVVLLCGACLAPLVMLRLVHFAADSHVAGDMVATLRSGAQPTMAKVAAAGHVAGAPRQRMAADYASTARTSKATTLGGGTAGSSAGTGAAGPRAAGATNAGAARAAGSGAAGSSSAGAAGAGAGAAASAAVPVAGAAVMAAGAVKQKNGAAKANVSRAVRSTASAATAGSGATTGPASSPDSSMRQTDGPTAPAPGPTKEN is encoded by the coding sequence GTGCGCCCCTCCCCTGCAGACCTGCTGCCCGCCACGTCGACGTCAGTCCCTGCCGTGGCCGTCGAGCCGCGCGCGGAGGGCCTGGACTGCGACTGGTGGAACCTGGTCTGTCAGGGCGGCCAGCAGGTCGCCGACAGCGGCTTCTCGGCGATCACGTCCTGGATGGTGACCGGCCTGGTCGCCCTGTTCGGTCAGATCACCAAGATCGTCGACGAGTCGACGCGCGTGCCGCTTGGCGACCCGGTCTACCGCGACACCTACTACGGATTCGCCCAGCTGGCGGTGCCGCTCATCGCCATCATCTACATCATCGCGCTGCTCGTCTCGGCCGTGCATCACGACCTCCGGGCGGTCACCCGCGCTACGGTCGGGCTGATCGTGGCCTGCATCGGCAGCGTCGTGTACGTCATCTTCGCCCAGCTGCTCGTCTCACTCGACGACTGGCTCGCGCATGGCATCGTCGCCACGACCGGCGCCGACTTCGGCGAGCAGATGGGCGACCTCACCGACAAGTTCGACGTCATGGGCGACACCGCCGGCGGTCTCGCCGCCAACGCCCTGATGCTCATCTTGATGGCAGCCGCCCTCGTCGCCGGCATCGTGCTGTGGGTCGTGCTGCTGCTCCGCAAGATGGCGATCCTCGTCGTCGTCGCGTTCGCGCCCATCCTCATCGCCGGCTGGCTGTGGGCGCCGACCCGCAGCTGGTCCCGCAAGGCGACCGAGGTCCTCGTCGCGCTGGTCTTCGCCAAGTCCGTCATCTACATGGTCTTCGGCATCGGGATGTCGCTGCTGCTCCGAGGCAACCAGTCCCTGTCGGACTTCGTCGGCGTCGTCGTCCTGCTGTGCGGCGCATGCTTAGCGCCGCTGGTGATGCTGCGACTGGTGCACTTCGCCGCGGACTCCCACGTCGCCGGCGACATGGTCGCCACCCTCCGGTCCGGTGCCCAGCCGACGATGGCCAAAGTCGCAGCGGCCGGTCACGTCGCCGGCGCACCGCGGCAGAGGATGGCCGCCGACTACGCCAGCACCGCCCGGACCTCGAAGGCCACCACGCTCGGCGGTGGAACCGCCGGCAGCTCTGCCGGTACCGGCGCTGCGGGACCCCGCGCGGCAGGCGCCACCAACGCCGGTGCAGCGCGGGCCGCCGGCTCGGGCGCAGCCGGATCGTCGTCCGCCGGCGCGGCCGGTGCCGGGGCCGGCGCCGCCGCGTCGGCGGCAGTCCCCGTCGCCGGCGCCGCGGTCATGGCGGCCGGCGCCGTGAAGCAGAAGAACGGCGCAGCGAAGGCGAACGTCTCCCGCGCCGTGCGCAGTACCGCGTCGGCCGCGACGGCAGGAAGTGGCGCAACAACAGGACCTGCGAGCAGCCCTGACAGCTCGATGCGCCAGACCGATGGTCCGACCGCACCCGCTCCCGGCCCCACGAAGGAGAACTGA
- a CDS encoding IS1380 family transposase, with amino-acid sequence MKPSHTIRPVFDDPNLVSAAGLVPALRLAESAGLYDLLDDLTVASPNAAAKTASVVGGMLAGADSIDDLDLLRHGGMGRLFAGVRAPSTLGTFLRSFTHGHVQQLDKINAGLLAGLATRVPGLLAGSDADGIAFVDVDDTVREVHGYAKQGAAFGYTGQRGLNVQLAAISTPTAAPVIARARLRKGNTASARGAGRLLAQVITTARAAGVTGRILARADSAYYGHAFVGTALRHKTWFSVTARMTPSVTAAITSIDAGAWKPIEYPNAVYDEDEQRWVSDAEVAEVPFVAFTGRRKREHVRCRLVVRRVKRLQPLASDGTEQGELFATYRHHAFITNSTLSTVEADQRHRDHALVEQVIAELKDGPLAHLPSGKYAANAAWVSHAVIAFNIARATAVAASMRTARWATLRTRIINIPGRIATTGRRLVLHLPTHWPWASRWKLLWSTASGPPALVTT; translated from the coding sequence GTGAAACCTTCTCACACGATCCGGCCTGTGTTCGATGACCCGAACCTGGTGTCGGCAGCCGGTCTGGTCCCGGCGCTGCGGCTGGCCGAGTCGGCCGGGCTCTACGACCTTCTCGACGACCTGACGGTGGCCTCGCCGAACGCTGCTGCGAAGACCGCGTCGGTGGTCGGCGGGATGCTCGCCGGTGCGGATTCCATCGATGACCTCGACCTGTTGCGCCACGGTGGGATGGGCCGACTGTTCGCCGGGGTCCGGGCACCGTCGACGCTGGGCACGTTCCTGCGCTCGTTCACCCACGGGCACGTGCAGCAGCTCGACAAGATCAACGCCGGGCTGCTGGCCGGACTCGCGACCCGGGTGCCCGGCCTGCTCGCCGGTTCGGACGCGGACGGGATTGCGTTCGTTGATGTCGACGACACCGTCCGCGAGGTCCACGGCTACGCCAAGCAGGGAGCGGCGTTCGGGTACACCGGCCAGCGCGGTCTCAACGTCCAGCTGGCGGCGATCTCGACTCCGACCGCAGCACCAGTCATCGCCCGCGCCCGGCTCCGCAAGGGCAACACCGCTTCCGCGAGGGGCGCCGGCAGGTTGTTGGCCCAGGTGATCACGACCGCCCGCGCCGCTGGCGTGACCGGTCGGATCCTGGCGCGTGCGGACTCCGCCTACTACGGGCACGCGTTCGTCGGCACCGCCCTGCGGCACAAGACGTGGTTCTCGGTGACCGCGCGGATGACGCCGAGCGTGACCGCGGCGATCACCAGCATCGACGCAGGTGCCTGGAAGCCGATCGAGTACCCCAACGCGGTCTACGACGAGGACGAGCAACGCTGGGTCAGCGACGCCGAGGTCGCCGAAGTTCCCTTCGTGGCGTTCACCGGCCGCCGCAAGCGCGAGCACGTCCGGTGTCGTCTGGTCGTGCGCCGGGTCAAGCGACTCCAGCCCCTGGCATCGGACGGGACCGAGCAGGGCGAGCTGTTCGCGACCTACCGCCACCACGCCTTCATCACCAACAGCACACTTTCGACCGTCGAGGCTGATCAACGTCATCGTGACCACGCGCTGGTCGAGCAGGTCATCGCCGAGCTCAAGGATGGTCCGCTCGCGCACCTGCCGTCGGGGAAGTACGCGGCCAACGCCGCCTGGGTCTCCCATGCCGTGATCGCGTTCAACATCGCCCGCGCTACCGCGGTCGCTGCCTCGATGCGCACCGCCCGCTGGGCAACCCTGCGCACCCGGATCATCAACATCCCCGGCCGGATCGCGACCACCGGCCGGCGCCTCGTCCTGCACCTTCCCACCCACTGGCCGTGGGCATCGCGCTGGAAACTGTTGTGGTCGACCGCGTCCGGGCCACCAGCCCTTGTCACGACCTGA
- a CDS encoding type IV secretory system conjugative DNA transfer family protein has product MTSPRAAGPATSPLSLDPRESVTGILLALGGLVLVGGAAAYAAALAAHSLTGGGRATASSEHLAEYLGGLATTGSLDGAWRAAYDVTPPATWATAGLLLVLVSLLAVGVWGVSLLRGRFTAGHSGGRSCGEAEAAAWATAKDEKRLTVPRDPADRPFRLVAGRSRTTKRLLAAEDCISAVAFGPNGSGKTAGLILPNTIEWAGSVVMTTAKPQDLTAVLAAHAGRRTWVIAPGGAPGVPTAGWSPVDYAEDPETADRMAGWMVDASGMTGDVRARPWNAQARKYLKGLLLAANVSGRGISGFVEWAYDGELASAEVGEILEQAGHDEALREYRSTWRIHEEGKGSVMFTAFGLADTYNRPGVRQACSRSDLTPADLLGPEPAMLLLVTPQSEVERFTPYFTALLSAIVHEAETRAAHTGGPVNPRLLLALDEAGNVFRYPRLPHLLTTARGNGVQLLLAYHDIAQIEHLYGGRDVARTVLSNAKMRLLLPGVGDIDTLRYFSDLLGHTTVGAVSRQTGPDGRRSSSETDHREALAPVHLLQQLPAGHAVLVYENLPGTRVTLRMWFRDRRLRSLVRPLDQKPSSTAISTPRRPGEAA; this is encoded by the coding sequence ATGACGTCTCCCCGTGCGGCCGGGCCGGCGACATCGCCGCTCAGCCTGGACCCCCGCGAGAGCGTCACCGGCATCCTGCTCGCGCTGGGCGGTCTCGTGCTGGTCGGCGGCGCGGCCGCTTACGCCGCAGCCCTGGCAGCGCACAGCCTCACTGGCGGTGGCCGAGCCACCGCAAGCAGTGAGCACCTCGCTGAGTACCTCGGTGGGCTCGCCACGACCGGGTCCCTCGACGGCGCGTGGCGGGCGGCGTACGACGTCACCCCGCCCGCCACCTGGGCCACGGCCGGCCTGCTGCTTGTCCTGGTGTCCCTGCTCGCCGTGGGCGTGTGGGGCGTCAGCCTGCTCCGTGGCCGCTTCACCGCTGGTCATTCGGGCGGCCGATCTTGCGGCGAGGCCGAGGCTGCCGCGTGGGCTACTGCCAAGGACGAGAAGCGCCTCACCGTCCCTCGGGACCCGGCAGATCGGCCGTTCCGGCTCGTCGCCGGACGCAGCCGGACGACCAAGCGGCTGCTGGCCGCCGAGGACTGCATCTCCGCCGTCGCGTTCGGCCCCAATGGGTCGGGTAAGACCGCCGGGCTGATCCTGCCCAATACGATCGAGTGGGCGGGGTCGGTGGTCATGACGACCGCCAAGCCCCAGGACCTCACCGCGGTGCTCGCCGCCCACGCTGGCCGTCGTACCTGGGTCATCGCGCCCGGCGGGGCACCCGGTGTCCCTACCGCAGGCTGGTCACCGGTCGACTACGCAGAGGACCCCGAGACCGCCGACCGTATGGCCGGCTGGATGGTCGACGCCTCCGGCATGACCGGCGACGTCCGCGCCCGACCGTGGAACGCCCAGGCCCGCAAGTACCTCAAGGGACTCTTGCTCGCCGCGAACGTCTCCGGCCGCGGGATCAGCGGGTTCGTCGAGTGGGCCTACGACGGCGAGCTCGCCTCCGCCGAGGTCGGCGAGATCCTCGAGCAAGCCGGCCACGACGAAGCGCTGCGTGAGTACCGCTCCACCTGGCGGATCCACGAGGAAGGCAAGGGTTCGGTCATGTTCACGGCTTTCGGGCTCGCCGACACCTACAACCGACCCGGCGTGCGCCAGGCCTGCAGTCGAAGCGACCTCACCCCCGCCGACCTCCTCGGCCCCGAGCCCGCGATGCTGCTCCTGGTCACCCCGCAGTCCGAGGTCGAGCGCTTCACCCCGTACTTCACCGCCCTGCTCTCTGCGATCGTCCACGAGGCCGAGACCCGCGCCGCGCACACCGGCGGCCCCGTCAACCCGCGCCTGCTGCTCGCCCTGGACGAGGCCGGAAACGTGTTCCGCTACCCGCGACTCCCCCACCTGCTCACCACCGCCCGCGGGAACGGCGTCCAGCTGCTGCTCGCCTACCACGACATCGCCCAGATCGAGCACCTGTACGGCGGCCGCGACGTCGCCCGCACCGTGTTGTCCAACGCCAAGATGCGGCTGCTGCTCCCAGGTGTCGGCGACATCGACACCCTGCGGTACTTCTCCGACCTCCTCGGCCACACCACCGTCGGGGCCGTCAGCCGCCAGACCGGACCCGACGGCCGTCGCTCCAGCTCCGAGACCGACCACCGCGAAGCCCTCGCACCGGTCCACCTGCTCCAGCAGCTGCCCGCCGGCCACGCCGTACTGGTGTACGAGAACCTCCCCGGCACCCGCGTCACCCTGCGCATGTGGTTCCGGGACCGCCGACTCCGCTCACTCGTACGACCACTTGACCAAAAGCCGTCGTCCACCGCCATCAGCACGCCGCGCAGACCTGGGGAGGCGGCATGA
- a CDS encoding M23 family metallopeptidase, protein MIAAVLRWNPARIRELRSREGRWVDETGGILLRIVVVLAMVLGTPFFAILFVLIIGPSSRSAACLSAADADGGSGGAATSGGAANLADLTPAQRANASTIIAEGERLHLPDKAIVIALATASQESRFLNYANDGLGGDLTYFRDGIAASLRLPHEAVGTDHGSLGVFQQQWPYWGSMRELMDPAISARIFYRSLIEVPAWEQMPVTAAAQAVQVSAYPDAYADDEALARQLLAETRRGTPGMSNASFASAAACEPAITTVAAITGPRAFPLPAGTAYVDQHNFGGTSARWANTHTGTDLSAACGTPVLAAHAGVIEIDTTQSWSGPWLVKVATAPGQLTTWYAHMSDVRVHDGQAVAAGQQIGEVGDLGNSTGCHLHFEVHPDGGSIYEDPIDPSPWLVNQPVRN, encoded by the coding sequence ATGATCGCGGCGGTGCTCCGATGGAATCCGGCCAGGATCCGTGAGCTGCGGAGCCGGGAGGGACGCTGGGTCGACGAGACCGGCGGGATCCTGCTCAGGATTGTGGTGGTTCTCGCGATGGTCCTCGGCACGCCTTTCTTCGCCATCCTCTTCGTCCTGATCATCGGGCCCAGCTCCCGCAGCGCGGCGTGCCTCAGCGCTGCTGACGCGGACGGAGGATCTGGCGGCGCGGCGACCTCCGGCGGAGCAGCGAACCTGGCCGACCTCACGCCGGCGCAGCGGGCGAACGCGAGCACGATCATCGCAGAGGGCGAGCGCCTCCATCTGCCGGATAAAGCGATCGTCATCGCGCTGGCCACCGCCAGCCAGGAGTCGCGCTTCCTCAACTACGCCAACGACGGGCTCGGCGGCGACCTCACCTACTTCCGGGACGGGATCGCCGCCTCCCTGCGCCTCCCGCATGAAGCCGTCGGGACCGACCACGGCTCTCTCGGGGTCTTCCAGCAGCAGTGGCCCTACTGGGGATCGATGAGAGAGCTGATGGATCCCGCCATCTCTGCACGTATCTTCTACCGATCTCTTATCGAGGTGCCGGCCTGGGAGCAGATGCCGGTCACCGCCGCCGCCCAGGCCGTGCAAGTCTCCGCGTATCCCGATGCGTACGCCGACGACGAAGCCCTCGCACGACAGCTCCTCGCCGAGACGCGGCGCGGCACCCCCGGCATGTCGAACGCATCCTTCGCGTCAGCAGCGGCTTGCGAACCCGCCATCACTACCGTCGCCGCCATCACTGGACCTCGCGCTTTCCCGCTGCCCGCTGGCACCGCGTACGTCGACCAGCACAACTTCGGCGGCACCAGCGCACGCTGGGCCAACACCCACACCGGCACCGACCTCTCCGCCGCTTGCGGCACCCCCGTCCTCGCCGCTCACGCTGGCGTCATCGAGATCGACACCACCCAGTCCTGGTCGGGGCCATGGCTCGTGAAAGTCGCCACCGCACCCGGCCAGCTCACCACCTGGTACGCCCACATGAGCGACGTCCGCGTGCACGACGGCCAGGCCGTCGCCGCCGGACAACAGATAGGCGAAGTCGGCGACCTAGGCAACTCCACCGGCTGCCACCTTCACTTCGAGGTCCACCCCGACGGCGGCAGCATTTACGAAGACCCCATCGACCCTTCGCCGTGGCTCGTGAATCAGCCTGTCCGCAACTAG
- a CDS encoding PrgI family protein translates to MSTTTEAAAANEPTYIFGPRDRRALLLGMRLPQLLLVALGGGVLLLGLLGTLVPFPLAAAIALLTLAVAFLPVQSRPMVDWVRPIGNYLFGRFTGEASYLGGPWALHSPDGGKRLALPGAAGPMQVRAFTIQHREIAVIRQGNRWVGVVQVAAPAYPLADRATQHERVSAWGSLLAQLGQEGSRIASVQWLTRTIPDSGRGLEDWWQRHGQTGSPAAESYRLLIDGAGPAATRHETFVAVAVDERRCRRALRAAGGGPEGMASVLATELSWLEAGLRRSDVEVLGWLNSEDLARLVRTQYDPMALTAIDKRRGAGVDLAAAGPMAAHAAFTHYRTDSGFHATYWVASWPRMQVEAAWLYPLLVLGGVRRTVSLTAEPVPPSQSFREVRNAKVQKLTEDAQRERLGQVDSALDDEAHAALLRRERELVAGHIEYRFTGYVTVSATTENELEDACAQVEQAAVRSVLEVRRVYGEQDQAFAAAALPLTRGVR, encoded by the coding sequence ATGTCGACCACGACCGAGGCAGCAGCCGCCAACGAGCCGACGTACATCTTCGGACCCCGTGACCGGCGAGCGCTCCTGCTGGGAATGCGACTGCCCCAGCTCCTTCTCGTCGCACTCGGCGGAGGCGTCCTCCTGCTCGGGCTGCTCGGCACGCTCGTCCCTTTCCCGCTCGCTGCCGCCATCGCTCTGCTGACGCTCGCGGTGGCGTTCCTCCCGGTGCAGAGCCGGCCGATGGTCGACTGGGTTCGACCGATCGGCAACTACCTATTCGGCCGGTTCACCGGTGAGGCCTCCTATCTCGGCGGCCCGTGGGCGCTGCACTCCCCCGATGGCGGCAAGCGCCTGGCGCTTCCCGGAGCTGCCGGTCCGATGCAGGTTCGGGCGTTCACCATCCAGCACCGCGAGATCGCGGTCATCCGGCAGGGCAACCGCTGGGTCGGTGTCGTGCAGGTCGCTGCGCCGGCGTACCCGCTGGCCGACCGCGCGACCCAGCACGAGCGGGTCTCAGCGTGGGGGTCGCTCCTGGCGCAGCTCGGTCAGGAAGGCTCGCGCATCGCGTCGGTGCAGTGGCTCACCCGCACCATCCCGGACTCCGGCCGCGGTCTCGAGGACTGGTGGCAACGTCACGGGCAGACCGGCAGCCCGGCCGCCGAGTCCTACCGGCTGCTCATCGACGGTGCCGGCCCCGCCGCCACCCGGCACGAGACCTTCGTTGCCGTCGCGGTGGATGAACGCCGCTGCCGTCGCGCGCTCCGCGCAGCGGGCGGCGGACCCGAGGGCATGGCGTCGGTCCTGGCCACCGAGCTGTCCTGGCTGGAGGCAGGTCTGCGCCGCAGCGACGTCGAGGTCCTGGGCTGGCTCAACAGCGAGGACCTCGCGCGCCTGGTCCGCACGCAGTATGACCCGATGGCGCTCACCGCCATCGACAAGCGTCGTGGCGCGGGCGTCGACCTCGCTGCCGCCGGCCCGATGGCGGCGCACGCGGCGTTCACGCACTACCGCACCGACTCCGGCTTCCACGCGACTTATTGGGTGGCCTCGTGGCCGCGGATGCAGGTCGAGGCCGCCTGGCTCTACCCGCTGCTGGTCCTCGGCGGCGTACGCCGCACCGTCTCGCTCACCGCCGAGCCCGTCCCGCCGTCGCAGTCCTTCCGCGAGGTGCGCAACGCCAAGGTCCAGAAGCTCACCGAGGACGCGCAACGCGAGCGTCTCGGGCAGGTCGACAGCGCGCTGGACGACGAAGCCCACGCCGCGCTGCTGCGACGCGAGCGTGAGCTCGTCGCGGGGCACATCGAGTACCGCTTCACCGGCTACGTCACCGTCTCCGCCACCACCGAGAACGAGCTCGAGGACGCCTGCGCCCAGGTCGAGCAGGCCGCAGTCCGCAGCGTCCTCGAGGTCCGCCGCGTCTACGGCGAACAGGACCAGGCCTTCGCCGCAGCAGCCCTACCGCTGACCCGAGGTGTCAGATGA
- a CDS encoding DUF4913 domain-containing protein, whose product MTIDLVHPETGELLDADSIPGLAEIAALHDQQIAAMAEALAELVDKPPPGSVLRRPIVWAQLAPHDADHLWQQLGTWVGWLRGRYPLARKVPPCWWRHPELVEEITALWLAWREAYTERDAPLSAGADWHGRWLPEFLRRIGTGGWNVACETSHRPLVAGQYGDSAVDDADAFAAATPGNRAQTAESEAGSVLGDSHPSITVASRQETSMDHATMRQLLATGRATSLGGLPGSPVAVDEDFYAPLDHAWTLIEEPETVAYLHQVRRRLALADEAVAAQERARNQTLNDGPDDADAPRNGETT is encoded by the coding sequence ATGACGATCGACCTCGTCCACCCCGAGACCGGGGAGCTCCTCGACGCCGATTCGATCCCGGGCCTTGCCGAGATCGCCGCCCTGCACGACCAGCAGATCGCAGCTATGGCCGAGGCACTCGCGGAGCTCGTCGACAAACCGCCGCCTGGGTCCGTGCTGCGCCGGCCCATCGTCTGGGCGCAGCTCGCCCCACACGACGCAGACCACCTGTGGCAGCAGCTCGGCACCTGGGTCGGATGGCTCCGAGGCCGCTACCCGCTCGCCCGGAAGGTCCCGCCGTGCTGGTGGCGCCACCCCGAGCTCGTCGAAGAGATCACCGCCCTATGGCTGGCCTGGCGCGAGGCGTACACCGAGAGAGACGCACCGCTCTCGGCCGGCGCCGACTGGCACGGCCGCTGGCTACCCGAGTTCCTGCGCCGCATCGGCACCGGCGGGTGGAACGTCGCCTGCGAGACCAGCCACCGGCCCCTCGTCGCGGGCCAGTACGGCGACTCCGCCGTCGACGACGCCGACGCCTTCGCCGCCGCCACACCCGGCAACCGCGCTCAGACAGCCGAATCGGAAGCCGGATCGGTACTCGGAGACAGCCACCCCTCTATCACCGTCGCGTCACGTCAGGAGACCTCGATGGACCACGCCACCATGCGCCAGCTGCTCGCCACCGGACGCGCCACCTCCCTCGGCGGCCTGCCGGGGTCACCGGTCGCCGTCGACGAGGACTTCTACGCCCCGCTCGACCACGCCTGGACCCTCATCGAGGAGCCCGAGACCGTCGCCTACCTGCACCAGGTACGCCGCAGGCTCGCTCTCGCCGACGAAGCCGTCGCCGCACAGGAACGCGCCCGCAACCAGACGCTGAACGACGGGCCCGATGACGCAGACGCCCCCAGAAATGGTGAGACGACGTGA
- a CDS encoding ATP-binding protein codes for MRLPFHRGTTANLQAAYPFVVESGLGSEGAYVGREVGSGTSFVFDPWHLYARQVLSNPNILLAGVLGRGKSSLAKTLAYRLAAFGVGIYVSADPKGEWAPVARALGVEPLTLGRGLASRINPLDAGRRPSDLDDEGWVAEIRARRIGLLQALSETGLERRLRPVERNALVLALDETTRAHASPGRQAVPILPDVVEVLMRPTEEMASLIGMTASDLATQSRDATLELRRLVVGDLAGLFDGPTTHPLDFDAPCQVVDTSRLSGDDTAIALLMSCASAWMETALTDPNSGHRLVVYDEAWRMMRIPALVRRMQSHWKLSRAWGISNMAVVHRLSDLGAVGDAGSEAVALARGLLADCSTRIVYAQESDQVGVTASSLGLTDVEAHLLNGFPVGRGLWKVGRRSFVVDHVLGPHEAALIDTDSRMR; via the coding sequence ATGCGGCTGCCGTTCCACCGAGGCACCACGGCGAACCTGCAGGCGGCGTACCCGTTCGTCGTGGAGTCAGGGCTCGGCAGCGAGGGCGCGTACGTCGGCCGCGAGGTCGGCTCCGGCACGTCGTTCGTGTTCGACCCGTGGCACCTCTACGCCCGGCAGGTGCTCTCCAACCCCAACATCCTGCTCGCCGGCGTCCTCGGACGCGGGAAGTCCTCGCTCGCCAAGACGCTGGCGTACCGGCTGGCCGCGTTCGGGGTCGGCATCTACGTGTCCGCGGACCCCAAGGGCGAATGGGCGCCGGTCGCACGGGCGCTCGGGGTCGAGCCGCTGACCCTTGGACGCGGGCTCGCCTCTCGGATCAATCCGTTGGACGCCGGACGCCGTCCCAGCGACCTCGACGACGAGGGCTGGGTTGCCGAGATCCGCGCTCGCCGCATCGGGCTGCTGCAGGCACTCAGCGAGACCGGGCTCGAACGCCGGCTCCGACCGGTCGAGCGCAACGCCCTCGTGCTCGCTCTCGATGAGACGACGCGCGCCCACGCCTCGCCCGGTCGTCAGGCCGTTCCGATCCTGCCCGACGTCGTCGAGGTCCTCATGCGACCGACCGAGGAGATGGCGTCGCTGATCGGTATGACTGCCTCGGACCTGGCGACGCAGTCCCGCGACGCCACCCTCGAGCTCCGTCGCCTGGTGGTCGGCGACCTCGCGGGCCTCTTCGACGGCCCCACCACCCACCCGCTGGACTTCGACGCTCCTTGCCAGGTCGTCGACACCTCCCGATTGAGCGGTGACGACACCGCGATCGCGCTGCTGATGTCATGCGCATCGGCCTGGATGGAGACGGCACTGACCGATCCGAACTCCGGGCACCGTCTCGTCGTCTACGACGAGGCCTGGCGGATGATGCGGATCCCGGCGCTGGTGCGGCGGATGCAGTCGCACTGGAAGCTCTCCCGTGCGTGGGGCATCTCGAACATGGCTGTCGTCCACCGGCTCAGCGACCTCGGTGCGGTCGGGGACGCCGGGTCTGAGGCCGTCGCTCTCGCACGAGGTCTGCTGGCCGACTGCTCCACCCGCATCGTGTACGCCCAGGAGTCCGACCAGGTCGGTGTCACCGCGTCCTCCCTCGGGCTCACCGACGTCGAGGCCCACCTCCTCAACGGCTTCCCCGTCGGCCGGGGACTGTGGAAGGTCGGACGTCGGTCGTTCGTCGTCGACCACGTCCTCGGCCCGCACGAAGCCGCCCTCATCGACACCGACAGCCGGATGCGATGA